From Candidatus Binataceae bacterium, the proteins below share one genomic window:
- a CDS encoding cytochrome c: MLARTIRSVCIVAIASLLVGATVLAGDPWNTGDPWHAGNPWNAPTASPTPETIYEPSSSLSAVPSVAAVPSVAAVPTVSFGVVPTPLPAPASVTTPVPPITTNGIGLRGNSSAGAHIVMMKCAGCHGQDGSGKGIQLEELNVKQPPIPWNDATAMSALSDQEIAGKISSTDRQQNPDAVMPSFGDQLSAQQIDDVVAYIRMLGK; encoded by the coding sequence ATGCTAGCGCGCACCATCCGTTCCGTCTGCATCGTTGCGATTGCCTCTTTGCTGGTCGGCGCAACGGTGCTTGCTGGAGATCCTTGGAATACCGGCGACCCCTGGCATGCCGGCAACCCATGGAACGCACCGACAGCTTCTCCCACGCCGGAAACAATCTACGAACCTTCGAGTTCTCTCTCGGCGGTTCCATCCGTAGCTGCGGTTCCATCGGTCGCCGCGGTGCCGACCGTCTCCTTTGGGGTCGTTCCCACGCCCCTCCCGGCTCCGGCGTCGGTAACTACGCCGGTGCCACCGATCACGACCAATGGGATTGGATTGCGCGGTAATTCTTCGGCGGGCGCACACATCGTGATGATGAAATGTGCGGGATGCCATGGGCAAGACGGTTCCGGCAAGGGCATTCAGCTCGAGGAGCTGAACGTCAAACAACCGCCCATCCCATGGAACGATGCGACCGCAATGTCGGCATTGAGCGACCAGGAGATCGCGGGGAAAATTTCGAGCACCGACCGGCAGCAGAATCCTGATGCGGTAATGCCTTCATTTGGTGACCAACTAAGTGCCCAGCAAATCGACGACGTGGTCGCGTACATACGGATGTTAGGAAAATAG